The Herminiimonas arsenitoxidans genome window below encodes:
- the fliE gene encoding flagellar hook-basal body complex protein FliE: MKVGGIDSSAIDAMVKQLKAAAARAQPDVNPLAGVAQTEKSATRVDFSQALKASLDNVASAQNSADKLGQKFSTGDDSVNLSDVMISMQKASISFQATVQVRNKLVSSYQEIMNMQV, from the coding sequence ATGAAAGTTGGTGGAATTGATTCAAGCGCGATAGACGCTATGGTTAAGCAGCTTAAAGCTGCCGCAGCGCGCGCTCAGCCTGACGTTAATCCCTTGGCTGGGGTGGCGCAGACGGAAAAATCGGCGACGCGTGTCGATTTTTCGCAAGCGCTGAAGGCGTCGCTGGATAACGTCGCCAGTGCACAAAACAGTGCAGACAAGCTGGGGCAGAAATTTTCTACAGGTGATGACAGTGTCAATCTGTCGGACGTGATGATATCGATGCAGAAGGCGAGTATTTCATTTCAGGCAACGGTACAGGTGCGTAACAAGCTGGTATCGTCGTATCAGGAAATCATGAACATGCAGGTGTGA